In Zingiber officinale cultivar Zhangliang chromosome 1A, Zo_v1.1, whole genome shotgun sequence, the DNA window aagaatatgacacaaagagtccaaaaagtaaccatcacatgattggctttagggctctcactaacaaaaacaacaagaagaacactgaaaaacacttgtaaatgatttcTTTTGTCTAGCTTCGTATTTTTAGTACTTCAActgctataaagaggcttctccgtctgaaggagaaattagtgtgcttaccacttccttagattaacaaccttcccggttgtaaccaagtaattcgttGTACCTCTTTCTTTTTAATCAGTCTTatatattttatgcaagtgttaattttgTTAAAGTTATAAAAGCTCGAGGAaggtttttcatttttctttgcagGGTTATTCACTTTCCTCTAGTCTGCCGCTAAGGGTCCTAACAATGTGGACATAtgaggatggacagaataagaaatgagagtatttaagagaaagtcagagttacatctattgagggaaaactctgaAAGACATGTTAAGATAATAtagacatgtacttagatgataAATAAATTCTCCAGTTAGATAATATGAAATTATAACAAATACACATCGAGCAAgagaaagaccaaaaaagacttagtaatgataaaataagacaaatttttataagtatagataatgatatagtaaAGAATATGACTTAATAGAGTAGAAGGATTCATATATAACTGATCCTGTCTAGTGGGATAAAATATAgttgttattattgttattgtcaaATTATTAAGCAAACATTTCTAATATATAAATATCCTTTTGTCAAGCTCTGTTAGTTACTAATGCAAAGAGCTTTTTTAATAAAGTCatgattttcattttcaaagaattACGCAAAAATCAAATCagggagaatttaaaaacttgTTGAGAATTGAAAAACTATTAGTTTTCAGACCCTGGACTTGGATTAGTTTATAAGAGACAGACTCAAAGATGCACAAATTGAATTAGTTTTTTGACATGAACTCAGGTTCGTTTATTAGAAACAAACTCAAAGATCCACATATCAAACTACTTTCTCGATTCGGACTCGAATTAGTTTATCAAAAATGAACTCAAAGATGCCCACATCTTATTAATTTATCGATTTAGAATTAGATtagtttaacaaaaaaaaattcaaagatgcACACATCGGATTACTTTCTCAACCTAGACTTGGATTAGTTTATCAGAAGCAATTTCAAAGATATACACATCGGAATAGTTTTTCAATCTGTAACAATCTTAGATTTAGAAAAAAAACTATTTAGGGCTTTTTTGAGGTTACAAAGAACATAGTcctctttattattttttttttcatactaTAGCAGCTACAATGGCGTAGCTATTACAATGCTGACTCTAAATCAATAATTAGGCGGGAATATAAGTGGAAGATGCGTGTGTCAAATGCATAAGTGTGTCAGAAGTAAATATTGTATCGGAGGGTAGTTGTGGGGGTGAAGCACCCTTTTGATAAAAAACAATATAGGATGTTTCTTTGATGATTTGTTAACAAAAGGGTGCCCTCTTTGTTTttgctataaaaaaaaaatggaaagaaagaaagaaagatagAAAAGAAGGAAGAATGAATGAAGGAATTTAATTTGCATGAGACTtccaatttaaaattaatttttaaatgcaAAATTGAACGCGTGCTAATAGAATAGGAACAGCATTTCACATAAGTTTCGTTAcccgagaaaaaaaaaaagaagattaaaACTTTGTAGGTGTTTTGACCTCTCTCTCCGTCGAAATTCGGCCATCTAAATTCAGCGCATGCCGTTCTAAACACAAATTACACACCAACTAACTCATTAATATGATGTTTTCCAATTATGCGTTttagtttaatctattttttgtGGACTGGGTGAAGAAACGGCCAACAGAAGGTGTCTCCCCTCATCAATATAATTAtcacaacttaattaaattactctcacaataatatttaatataggtttaagttgtaagtttgtGGTCGTCAATGATACGTGAGCTTTTAttccaattaattaattaaattataacctCCAGAGGAACGGGAAAAGAAGTACAAAAGTGAGCTTATAAATAGCGAGGAGAATTAGGGACCGAGTGCAAAAGTGAGCAATTCCTCAAGTCGTCACTCTTGATAATCATTGATGGAGAGGCAGTCGATGGCCCTTGCTGGTGACAAGGAAGAGATAATTCGTAAGTCGGCCGAATATCACCCTAGTGTTTGGGGAGATTATTTCATCCGAAACTCCTCTTCGGCCCTCGAAAAGGTGGTGCTTAATTAAGATCCTCTCATGTTTATTCATGGTTTTTTTGCTTTGTGCTTCTAATGAGTTTGGATGATCCAGGAGTCCACTCAGAGAATATTGATGAAGAGGGTGGAAGAGCTGAAGGAGCGAGTGAGAAACCTTTTCAAGGAAACAAGTGACGACGTATTGCAAATTATGAATTTGGTTGATTCAATTCAGCTTCTTGGATTGGATTATCATTTTGAGAAAGAAATAACTGCGGTACTAAGATTGATTTACGAAGCTGATGTTAAGAATTACGGGCTTTATGAAGTTTCTCTTCGATTTAGATTGCTTAGACAACATGGATATTATTTGTCCGCAggtaattaatataaaaataagtaaaaattatatatacTTTGTTAAAAGTACAATggaaattataaatattttagataTAATGAAACAATTGATTGTTTTGACTTTTTTATTATAATATCCATTGAGATAAATTGTTCGAAATAAACTTAGTTATCTATTCTTGTAGATGTTTTTAACAAGTTCAAAGATGAGAAGGGCAGATTTTTGTCGACCTTGAATGGAGATCCAAAGGGACTACTAAGCTTATACAATGCGGCTTATCTTGGAACACATGAAGAGACGATTCTCGACGAAGCTATTTCTTTTACAAAGTGTCAGCTTGAATCTTTGTTGGGTGAACTTGTGCAACCTTTAGCAACAGAGGTGTCTTTTTTCCTTGAAACACCACTGTGTAGAAGAACTAAAAGGCTCATGGTGAGAAAATATATACCTATTTATCAAGAGAATGTGATGCGAAATGATACTATATTAGAACTTGCAAAGTTAGATTTCAATCTACTACAATCTCTTCATCAAGAGGAAGTGAAGAAAATTTCAATGTAAGTAAATTATTTACAGTACATATATATTTTGTTATAAATATATATACTGTGTAAGCTAAGCAAAGTTAGATTAAGTTTCTAATTATAAATTTTGTATTTTTGGTTTAAACTAATTGACTTATTTTCCATATGTTCATACACTTTGGATGATATATTTGAAGGTGGTGGAATGATTTAGCACTAACTAAATCTTTAAAGTTTGCTCGTGACCGAGTAGTGGAATGTTATTATTGGATAGTTGCGGTGTATTTTGAACCTCAATATTCTCGAGCACGAGTAATTACTTCCAAGGCCATTTCCCTTATGTCGATTATGGATGACATCTATGACAACTACAGCACATTAGAAGAAAGTCAACTATTAACTGAGGCAATCGAAAGGTTTGTTTTTGGCTCAtcatattaaaatattttctttatcatTATAATTGTCATGCTATCCATATATATGATAGAAGTAAAATTTAGCAAAACAAATTTATTTGAAGATAACATGTCGATATAGACACGAAAATACTAACAATACAATAGTTAAACTTTTTCTGATTTTCATATTCATTTGGCTAGTTCTCCTTGGTGCTTTACGAATAACATGATCTCATTTTTCTCAATATTTCTTTACATTTAGGTGGGAACCCCAAGCAGTTGATTGTGTACCAGAATACTTAAAAGACTTTTATCTCAAGCTATTAAAGACTTACAGAGATTTTGAAGATGAACTAGAACCCAATGAGAAGTATCGCATACCATATCTTCAAGAGGAAGTAAGTGGGGCAATAGCACATGTATATTGAGTCTTGTTAacttaataattatataaatgttAAATCTGTTTTTCCATTAAAAATTTCATATAGATAAAAGTTCTATCAAGATCTTATTTCCAAGAAGCTAAATGGGGTGTGGAAAGATATGTACCATCACTCGAGGAGCATCTTCTCGTTTCATTGATATCAGCTGGGTATTATGCGGTTGCATGTGCCTCTTACGTAGGTTTGGGAGAAGATGCAACAAAAGAGACATTTGAATGGGTTGCTAGTTCCCCTAAGATCCTTAAATCCTGCAGTATACTTTGTAGGCTTATGGACGATATAACTTCACACGAGGTACTTATTAGTTCCAATCATTTCCTTagttaaaaaattaaagtttgaTGGCATTAATATCTAACAatttctctaaaaatttatagCGGGAACAAGAAAGAGACCATGTCGCTTCAACAGTTGAGAGTTACATGAAAGAACATGGTACAAGTGCAAAAGTGGCTTGCGAGAAGTTGCAAGTGATGGTGGATCAAAAATGGAAGGATTTGAACGAGGAATGCCTCCGTCCAACACAAGTAGCTCGGCCTTTAATTGAAATAATAATGAACCTCTCAAGAGCCATGGAAGACATATACAAGCACAATGATACTTATACTAATTCCAACACTAGGATGAAAGATAATGTCTCTCTTATATTGGTTGAATCCTTTCCTATTTAAGAGCATTGACCACTCTTCTATAAATAAATCTTAGTAAGAAGAGCATTGACCACTCTTCTATAAATATGTGATTTGAGAAAAAAGAAACTAATAATGTGAAACAGTTGAATCTACACtgttacaatatttttgatattGTAAATGTTTATTCAATTGTTATTAAATAGTGCTTTCTTTGATTATTTAAGTTGGACCACAAAGTGTTCATCATTCATGCTCttaaatttaaagaaaatatgtAAAAAATTAGAGGATGGATGATTAGTCGAAAATAAATGTTATAGATGGAGAAGCAATTAATAAAACTATTGTTCACAAGCAATATCGTGTCATGCCTATTATGTTCAGTCTTTtatgtgttaaaaaaaaataattatgccTGTTGAAGCTCTCCAATAATCAGTTCAATTGTTTTCACTCTCTAGAAATTGTGTACCGCCCCCAGCCCGGGCGGGTCCCATCCGGATCGAAATGGGAACGCTACTCAGAAATGCCCATCGGGtagacgactagctccacagaccatcggaggtcctttcagcgtgctttgtcttCACTCGCAcgtaccctggaaaacttcccaggaggtcacccatcctcagatttttccaagtcaagtatgcttaactttagagttcttaaatttgagcttccgaaaaggaatGTGCACCttagtgatatggatagtaccatctaaccttttaatccatacttaaccagaatctcagaaccggggtattacaatcacccccacttaaagacacaacgtcctcgttgtgtaaccacgaatcatacCACAAGCAA includes these proteins:
- the LOC122013691 gene encoding alpha-humulene synthase-like, which encodes MERQSMALAGDKEEIIRKSAEYHPSVWGDYFIRNSSSALEKESTQRILMKRVEELKERVRNLFKETSDDVLQIMNLVDSIQLLGLDYHFEKEITAVLRLIYEADVKNYGLYEVSLRFRLLRQHGYYLSADVFNKFKDEKGRFLSTLNGDPKGLLSLYNAAYLGTHEETILDEAISFTKCQLESLLGELVQPLATEVSFFLETPLCRRTKRLMVRKYIPIYQENVMRNDTILELAKLDFNLLQSLHQEEVKKISMWWNDLALTKSLKFARDRVVECYYWIVAVYFEPQYSRARVITSKAISLMSIMDDIYDNYSTLEESQLLTEAIERWEPQAVDCVPEYLKDFYLKLLKTYRDFEDELEPNEKYRIPYLQEEIKVLSRSYFQEAKWGVERYVPSLEEHLLVSLISAGYYAVACASYVGLGEDATKETFEWVASSPKILKSCSILCRLMDDITSHEREQERDHVASTVESYMKEHGTSAKVACEKLQVMVDQKWKDLNEECLRPTQVARPLIEIIMNLSRAMEDIYKHNDTYTNSNTRMKDNVSLILVESFPI